A DNA window from Amycolatopsis sp. DSM 110486 contains the following coding sequences:
- a CDS encoding heavy metal translocating P-type ATPase — MEHTSAPPDGRSRPWWLRESALLVAAVALLLAGGILWFSGVAGAGACWAAATIVALVPTAWWVARDLRARRWGADSLAVLALASTLAVGEFLAGAVIAVMVATGRVLESGARRRAGRDLTALLDRAPRVAHVRAGSELRSVPVGDVRAGDQVVVLSGEVVPVDGELPEGGLFDESALTGEPLPVSRPADDTVHSGVVNAGAAVEVRATASARDSTYAGVVRLAETAAAHTAPVARLADRAAVWFLPAALTLAGLAWLLTGVVDRAVAVLVTATPCPLLLAVPIAVTAGMSRASRAGVVVKDGAALESLGRARVLLLDKTGTITVGRPDVVDVICAPGVVAEEALRLAASVEFYSPHVLAAAVVRAAETAGVERQPGGDVREEPGTGVSGRVGGHAVRVGRWPAARAVPAWAESAARRGRLDLATVLWVDRDGEPIAALLAKDRVRPDAARTMRRLRAAGITSIRLLTGDRVDNAREVAALLELDDVRAEATPGDKLEVVAAARATGLTVMTGDGINDAPALAAADVGVALGSRGATAAAQAADAVILDDRLARLADAAEIARRSRSLAVQSALAGIGLSFVAMVAAAFGLLPPVWGALVQEAIDVAVIVNALRALRVPGAADPAPARLVRRFETEHERLRPALVAIRQAADALGGGPTAEADRVVRRARDVLFRQILPHEAAEEHELYPALAGPLGGVEGTVTMSRTHTEIARLARRLDRHLRESPEMIQPDQVDDLRATLYGLDAVLTLHFTQEEEAFFTLPVS, encoded by the coding sequence ATGGAGCACACCTCCGCTCCACCGGATGGGCGGTCCCGGCCGTGGTGGCTGCGCGAGTCGGCACTTCTTGTCGCCGCGGTCGCGTTGCTGCTCGCCGGTGGCATTCTCTGGTTTTCCGGGGTCGCCGGTGCCGGCGCGTGCTGGGCCGCGGCGACCATCGTTGCGTTGGTACCCACGGCCTGGTGGGTCGCCCGGGACCTGCGGGCGCGGCGCTGGGGAGCCGACTCGCTGGCCGTGCTGGCGCTGGCGTCGACGCTCGCGGTGGGCGAGTTCCTCGCCGGCGCGGTGATCGCGGTGATGGTCGCGACCGGGCGGGTACTCGAGTCAGGGGCCCGGCGGCGAGCCGGGCGCGACCTCACGGCGCTGCTCGACCGCGCCCCGCGGGTCGCTCACGTGCGCGCCGGTTCGGAGCTCCGGTCCGTTCCGGTGGGCGACGTGCGGGCGGGCGACCAGGTCGTGGTGCTGTCCGGCGAGGTCGTTCCCGTCGACGGTGAACTTCCGGAGGGCGGGCTGTTCGACGAGTCCGCCCTCACCGGAGAACCTTTACCCGTCTCCCGCCCGGCAGACGACACCGTCCACAGCGGAGTGGTCAACGCCGGAGCCGCGGTGGAGGTCCGTGCGACGGCGAGCGCTCGTGACAGCACATACGCCGGGGTCGTGCGGCTGGCCGAGACGGCCGCGGCGCACACGGCACCGGTTGCCCGCCTCGCCGACCGGGCCGCTGTGTGGTTCCTGCCCGCAGCCCTGACGCTCGCCGGCCTCGCCTGGCTTCTCACCGGCGTCGTCGACCGGGCGGTGGCGGTGCTGGTGACCGCAACTCCGTGTCCGCTGCTGCTGGCGGTGCCGATCGCCGTGACCGCGGGGATGTCGCGCGCGAGCCGGGCGGGCGTCGTGGTGAAGGATGGTGCCGCGCTGGAGTCGCTCGGGCGGGCGCGGGTACTGCTGCTGGACAAGACCGGCACGATCACCGTCGGACGCCCGGACGTCGTCGACGTGATCTGCGCGCCGGGCGTGGTGGCGGAGGAGGCGCTCCGGCTGGCCGCGAGTGTCGAGTTCTATTCCCCGCACGTCCTAGCCGCCGCGGTGGTCCGGGCCGCCGAGACCGCGGGCGTCGAGCGCCAGCCCGGTGGGGATGTCCGGGAAGAGCCGGGCACCGGCGTGTCCGGCCGGGTCGGGGGCCACGCTGTGCGTGTCGGCCGGTGGCCGGCAGCGCGGGCGGTGCCGGCCTGGGCGGAGAGTGCTGCGCGCCGCGGCCGGCTCGACCTCGCGACGGTGCTGTGGGTGGACCGTGACGGTGAACCGATTGCGGCGCTGCTGGCGAAGGACCGGGTCCGGCCCGACGCCGCTCGCACGATGCGTCGGCTGCGAGCCGCGGGCATCACGTCGATTCGTCTCCTCACCGGGGACCGCGTTGACAACGCGCGGGAGGTTGCCGCGCTCCTGGAACTCGACGACGTGCGGGCCGAGGCCACCCCGGGGGACAAGCTCGAAGTGGTCGCCGCGGCCCGTGCGACGGGGCTGACCGTGATGACCGGCGACGGGATCAACGACGCCCCCGCGCTCGCGGCCGCCGACGTGGGGGTGGCACTCGGGTCGCGGGGAGCAACCGCGGCGGCGCAGGCGGCCGACGCCGTGATCCTCGACGACCGGCTGGCTCGGCTCGCCGACGCTGCCGAGATCGCGCGCCGCTCGCGGAGCCTGGCCGTGCAGAGCGCACTCGCCGGAATCGGGTTGTCGTTCGTGGCGATGGTGGCCGCGGCTTTCGGTTTGCTGCCGCCAGTCTGGGGCGCGCTCGTGCAAGAGGCCATCGATGTCGCCGTCATCGTGAACGCCTTGCGAGCACTGAGGGTGCCCGGTGCTGCGGATCCAGCACCCGCCCGTCTGGTGCGGCGGTTCGAGACGGAGCACGAGCGGCTTCGTCCAGCGCTGGTGGCGATCCGGCAGGCAGCTGATGCGCTCGGCGGCGGGCCAACCGCCGAGGCCGACCGCGTCGTGCGGCGGGCGCGTGACGTGTTGTTCCGGCAGATCCTGCCACACGAAGCTGCCGAAGAGCACGAGCTGTACCCGGCGTTGGCGGGACCGCTCGGTGGCGTGGAGGGCACGGTGACGATGAGCCGCACTCACACCGAGATCGCCCGCCTCGCCCGCCGGCTCGACCGGCACCTGCGGGAGTCGCCGGAGATGATCCAGCCCGACCAGGTCGACGACCTCCGCGCGACGCTCTACGGCCTTGACGCGGTGCTGACCCTGCATTTCACGCAGGAGGAGGAAGCGTTCTTCACGCTGCCCGTTTCGTGA
- a CDS encoding universal stress protein produces MNLPLDGRVPIIAGVDGSAEAIDAVRWAARAALRHHLPLELVHATAFTDLLVASVVPPTDETKDLIRRHGRHLLRAAHEVACGAGASDVRERLDPDRPAQALLDLAGEATAVVVGHGRGRFGALLAGSVATALAAHAPRPVVVARGDLWDAPTVSGPVVAGIDGGPDTAAVVAAAFAEAASLGATLLVLHAKSDPDVGETATALDEVLEEPGRRHPDVHVEHTVVAGRPRHELLERSAHAQLVVLGRRGRGGFPGLLLGSTAQALVHHASCPVLITHAGEQTSSQP; encoded by the coding sequence GTGAATCTTCCACTTGATGGTCGTGTCCCGATCATCGCCGGAGTCGACGGTTCGGCGGAGGCGATCGATGCCGTCCGCTGGGCCGCGCGTGCCGCACTCCGCCACCACCTGCCGCTCGAGCTGGTCCACGCCACAGCGTTCACCGACCTGCTGGTCGCCAGCGTTGTCCCGCCCACCGACGAGACCAAGGACCTCATCCGTCGGCACGGCCGTCATCTCCTGCGCGCGGCGCACGAAGTGGCGTGCGGCGCCGGAGCGTCAGATGTTCGGGAGCGCCTGGACCCCGACCGGCCGGCACAGGCGTTGCTGGACCTCGCCGGAGAGGCCACGGCAGTGGTCGTCGGCCACGGTCGCGGCCGGTTCGGCGCGCTACTCGCCGGCTCGGTCGCGACCGCACTGGCCGCGCACGCACCTCGTCCGGTCGTGGTGGCCCGCGGAGACCTCTGGGACGCCCCCACGGTAAGCGGCCCGGTGGTCGCCGGGATCGACGGAGGCCCGGACACCGCCGCGGTCGTCGCGGCGGCGTTCGCCGAAGCCGCCTCTCTCGGCGCGACATTGCTGGTGCTGCACGCGAAGAGCGACCCCGATGTCGGCGAAACGGCCACCGCGCTGGACGAGGTCCTGGAGGAGCCGGGTCGCCGCCATCCCGACGTTCACGTCGAGCACACTGTGGTGGCCGGCCGACCCCGCCACGAACTGCTCGAACGCAGCGCACACGCACAGCTCGTGGTCCTGGGTCGCCGCGGCCGCGGCGGGTTCCCCGGTTTGCTGCTCGGCTCCACCGCTCAGGCACTGGTGCACCACGCTTCCTGTCCGGTACTGATCACCCACGCCGGGGAGCAAACGTCCTCGCAGCCGTGA
- a CDS encoding galactose-1-phosphate uridylyltransferase, translating into MTAKPWHGGELRRNAETHGWSILAPDRAARPHLPTRACCPFCPGPSEDTPAETWRLADGNGWRVRAVRNRFALSDRHEVVIESPRHDWDPATATVSEVADVLSAWQARHRALRVDTAQVAVFRNYGPAAGISLSHPHSQVAGLPVLSSATRRELEIAREHHASTGRCIANDELTAELTTGTRIVYADEHVVAFSPFAPAADCEVRFTLHEPHADFAVAPRASIDALARCLRAVLSAARAEFGDPAYNLVVRTAPSGFEDAPFLAWSLQLLPRLGIAAGLELVTGIPVVTVSPERAAARLRNRVAAAPA; encoded by the coding sequence ATGACTGCGAAGCCCTGGCACGGAGGCGAACTGCGCCGTAACGCCGAGACCCACGGGTGGTCGATCCTGGCGCCCGACCGGGCCGCCCGGCCGCACTTGCCGACCCGCGCGTGCTGCCCGTTCTGCCCCGGGCCGAGCGAGGACACCCCCGCCGAGACCTGGCGGCTCGCCGACGGCAACGGCTGGCGTGTGCGCGCGGTACGCAACCGGTTCGCGCTCTCCGACCGGCACGAAGTCGTGATCGAATCACCGCGCCACGACTGGGATCCGGCAACGGCTACGGTTTCCGAGGTCGCCGACGTGCTGTCCGCGTGGCAGGCACGGCACCGTGCGCTGCGGGTGGACACGGCCCAGGTCGCCGTCTTCCGCAACTACGGCCCGGCCGCAGGCATCTCCCTTTCCCACCCGCACTCGCAGGTAGCGGGCCTCCCCGTGCTGTCGTCGGCCACCCGCCGCGAGCTCGAGATCGCCCGCGAGCACCACGCTTCGACCGGCCGGTGTATCGCGAACGACGAACTGACGGCCGAACTCACCACCGGCACCAGAATCGTCTACGCCGACGAGCACGTCGTCGCGTTCAGCCCTTTCGCGCCGGCCGCCGACTGTGAAGTGCGGTTCACCCTCCACGAGCCGCACGCCGACTTCGCAGTGGCGCCCCGTGCGAGCATCGACGCGCTCGCTCGCTGCTTGCGCGCGGTCCTCTCCGCCGCACGGGCCGAGTTCGGCGATCCTGCCTACAACCTGGTCGTCCGCACCGCACCGAGCGGATTCGAGGACGCACCGTTCCTCGCGTGGTCCCTTCAGCTGCTCCCCCGGCTCGGCATTGCCGCCGGGCTGGAGCTCGTGACGGGGATCCCGGTGGTCACTGTTTCTCCGGAACGAGCCGCCGCCCGGCTACGCAACCGGGTTGCCGCCGCCCCGGCGTGA
- a CDS encoding universal stress protein has product MSSATPATGRFIVVGFDGSPSSDAALRWVLGVAAQPGDSVHAVAVRPAEVLLPGTSWALQPHGRRPPGQYSPREHIASIRSDFPGQAEVMISTPQGDPATELITASTDADLLVVGARGAGRTQQLLLGSVSRECVRYSRCPVVVVTPEAARRLVPTTTA; this is encoded by the coding sequence ATGAGTTCCGCGACCCCGGCCACCGGCCGCTTCATCGTCGTCGGCTTCGACGGCTCGCCCTCAAGCGACGCGGCACTGCGCTGGGTGCTCGGCGTTGCCGCGCAGCCCGGCGACTCCGTACACGCGGTGGCGGTGCGGCCCGCTGAGGTCCTCCTCCCCGGTACGTCGTGGGCGCTCCAGCCGCACGGCCGGCGTCCGCCCGGCCAGTACTCACCGCGTGAACACATCGCGAGCATCCGCTCGGATTTCCCGGGACAAGCCGAAGTCATGATCTCGACCCCACAGGGCGATCCGGCCACCGAGCTGATCACCGCGTCCACTGATGCCGACCTCCTTGTCGTCGGTGCCCGCGGTGCGGGACGGACGCAACAGCTCCTGCTGGGCAGCGTCTCGCGTGAGTGCGTGCGCTACTCCCGCTGCCCCGTCGTAGTCGTCACCCCCGAAGCGGCACGCCGGCTCGTCCCCACCACGACCGCCTGA
- a CDS encoding nitroreductase family protein, with product MTTTPSTAALAASEITVLARAVSRAPSVHNTQPWQLRVRKSDVDLVERTALRLPAHDPEDRDRFLSCGAALAHLQLAARVLRRRDTTSFPPEGAVVATVHAVPGASPDSADLARYHAIGRRRSHRRRFSAAAVSEMDSMAVAAAGAEADVHVIEPGHLDALGEMLGFATRVFRADPAYQRELHWWTARTFGFRALGAEDGVPEAALSDDALPAAGLVRWDTPVPDDARLTEYLEAERLLVFCADGDTRQQHLAAGAAVERAWLEATARGLAGSVLTQPLHLRGFRELLAERLDLPGVPQAIFRFGHPAVPVPPSPRRPLADLLPDDFPGPRTGPDNPTRST from the coding sequence ATGACGACGACGCCGTCGACGGCGGCCTTGGCCGCTTCCGAAATCACGGTGCTCGCCCGTGCGGTGAGCCGGGCCCCGTCCGTCCACAACACGCAGCCGTGGCAGCTGCGTGTCCGCAAATCCGACGTCGACCTGGTCGAGCGCACTGCCCTCAGGCTGCCCGCACACGACCCGGAGGATCGCGACCGGTTTCTGTCCTGCGGCGCGGCGCTCGCGCACCTGCAGCTGGCGGCCCGCGTGCTCCGGCGGCGTGACACGACGTCGTTTCCGCCTGAGGGCGCGGTCGTGGCCACCGTTCACGCCGTCCCCGGGGCGAGCCCGGACTCCGCGGACCTCGCGCGCTACCACGCCATCGGGCGCCGCAGGAGCCACCGCCGGCGGTTCAGCGCCGCGGCAGTGTCCGAAATGGACTCCATGGCTGTCGCGGCGGCTGGTGCCGAGGCGGACGTCCATGTGATCGAGCCCGGGCACCTCGACGCGCTGGGCGAGATGCTGGGCTTTGCCACGCGCGTGTTCCGCGCCGACCCGGCGTACCAGCGTGAGCTGCACTGGTGGACCGCGCGCACGTTCGGCTTCCGCGCACTGGGCGCCGAAGACGGTGTGCCCGAAGCGGCGCTGAGCGATGATGCCCTGCCGGCCGCGGGCCTCGTGCGGTGGGACACGCCGGTGCCCGACGACGCGCGGCTGACCGAATACCTCGAGGCGGAGCGGCTTCTGGTGTTCTGCGCCGACGGGGACACCAGGCAGCAGCACCTGGCCGCAGGCGCTGCTGTAGAACGGGCCTGGCTGGAAGCCACCGCACGCGGTCTGGCGGGATCGGTACTCACCCAGCCGCTGCACCTGCGCGGCTTCCGCGAGCTGCTCGCCGAACGGCTCGACCTGCCCGGTGTGCCGCAGGCGATCTTCCGGTTCGGCCACCCGGCCGTGCCGGTGCCTCCGTCACCTCGACGTCCCCTCGCCGACCTGCTGCCGGACGACTTTCCCGGCCCGCGGACCGGACCGGACAACCCGACCCGGAGCACATGA
- a CDS encoding glycosyltransferase has product MQTVDTGDLALDAYHAVAPEWILDSLVSVAERLRGARVLHLSATPYGGGVSELLRSVVPLYNDLGLHTEWQIINGEPAFFAATKKLHNALQGAPDPLTATDRAVYEETTRRNAADLGEDPDFASWDFVFVHDPQPAALRPFASDSRARWIWRCHIDTSQPHPEAWRYLERFIAPYDATVFTLAEFVPPSLSSDRVDVIPPAIDPLSPKNMSLDERTAHAVLNWIGIEPAQPLITQVSRFDPWKDPLGVIEAYRLVRDEVPDLQLALVGSMALDDPEAWEVYRTISDATRTDSGVHVFTNLTGVGNIEVNAFQRTSAVMVQKSIREGFGLVVSEALWKNTPVVAGRAGGIPLQVADDSGGVLVDSTEGCAKALAELLTDHVRSAALAAAGHERVHRHFLVPRLVLDELTLLDGLAHGDQPGALMTRSGHRDPICGLSTTPGDESFTALRDGVLHRFCSQACRTAYLASGRKNR; this is encoded by the coding sequence ATGCAGACCGTTGACACCGGTGACTTAGCGCTCGACGCCTACCACGCCGTCGCACCGGAATGGATCCTCGATTCCCTGGTCTCCGTGGCGGAACGCCTGCGTGGCGCACGCGTGCTGCACCTGAGCGCCACGCCCTACGGCGGCGGCGTGTCGGAACTCCTCCGGTCAGTCGTCCCGCTCTACAACGACCTCGGCCTGCACACGGAATGGCAGATCATCAACGGCGAACCGGCCTTCTTCGCCGCCACCAAGAAACTCCACAACGCCCTGCAAGGCGCACCGGATCCGCTGACCGCCACCGACCGAGCCGTCTACGAGGAGACCACCCGTCGCAACGCCGCCGACCTCGGCGAGGACCCTGACTTCGCGTCGTGGGACTTCGTCTTCGTCCACGATCCGCAACCGGCTGCCCTGCGTCCTTTCGCGAGCGATTCGCGGGCCCGCTGGATCTGGCGCTGCCACATCGACACCTCGCAACCGCACCCCGAAGCGTGGCGATACCTGGAGAGGTTCATCGCCCCCTACGACGCGACGGTCTTCACGCTCGCAGAGTTCGTCCCTCCGTCGCTGTCCAGTGACCGCGTCGACGTCATTCCTCCGGCGATCGACCCGCTGAGCCCGAAGAACATGTCGCTCGACGAACGCACCGCGCACGCGGTCCTGAACTGGATCGGGATCGAGCCCGCGCAACCGCTCATCACGCAGGTTTCTCGTTTCGACCCGTGGAAGGACCCGCTCGGCGTGATCGAGGCGTATCGGCTGGTCCGTGACGAGGTGCCGGACTTACAGCTCGCCCTGGTCGGTTCAATGGCGCTCGACGACCCGGAAGCCTGGGAGGTCTACCGCACGATCAGCGACGCGACCCGGACCGACAGCGGCGTCCACGTGTTCACAAACCTCACTGGCGTCGGCAACATCGAGGTCAACGCCTTCCAGCGCACGTCCGCGGTGATGGTGCAGAAGTCCATCCGCGAGGGGTTCGGCCTGGTCGTCTCCGAAGCTTTGTGGAAGAACACACCGGTCGTGGCGGGCCGGGCCGGCGGGATCCCTCTGCAAGTCGCCGACGATTCGGGCGGAGTACTGGTCGACTCGACGGAAGGCTGCGCAAAAGCGCTGGCCGAGCTGTTGACTGACCACGTGCGGTCCGCCGCGCTGGCCGCTGCCGGCCACGAACGGGTCCACCGCCACTTCCTCGTGCCCCGCCTCGTACTCGATGAGCTGACCCTGCTCGACGGCCTAGCCCACGGAGACCAGCCCGGCGCCTTGATGACACGCAGCGGGCACCGGGACCCGATCTGCGGACTGTCGACGACGCCCGGTGACGAATCTTTCACCGCACTCCGAGACGGGGTGCTCCACCGATTCTGCTCGCAGGCGTGCCGCACCGCGTATCTCGCATCCGGGAGGAAGAACCGATGA
- a CDS encoding nicotinate phosphoribosyltransferase: MNALRTDLYEIRMAASYLRRGMTAPATFSLFVRDLPRDRGFLIAAGLAECLDLLRDEPEELAYVGQELGFPATDVEALSRLRFTGDVRAVPEGRAVFAGEPLLEVTAPLPEAQLVETMLLNSVTFATAVATKAARCRLAAPRAELVDFSARRAHGGDAALAAARLTALAGFSRTSNVEGAARYGLRAAGTVAHSYIQAFRSEPDAFRAFVEDFPAAPVLLVDTYDPVTGIARAIEVFREFGVQPAAAGVRLDSGDLLALSEIARKMLDEAGFRAARIMASGGLDEYELERLTSAEAPIDVYGLGTAVGVSADAPTLDTAYKLVGYDGRPVVKLSTGKRTLPGAKQVYRGAAGEPDVLATTGEPPCSGRDVLLLPVMLGGRSLGQPSVSGSRRRCEHDLAWLPPPARRLRRPEPVGVVHSTALASLAADVAGRVGEDHEHAAPVAR; the protein is encoded by the coding sequence ATGAACGCGCTGCGCACTGACCTCTACGAGATCCGGATGGCCGCGAGCTACCTCCGCCGCGGCATGACTGCCCCGGCCACGTTCAGCCTGTTCGTCCGCGACTTGCCCCGCGACCGGGGTTTCCTGATCGCGGCCGGGCTCGCGGAATGCCTCGACCTTCTGCGCGACGAGCCCGAGGAACTGGCGTATGTGGGACAGGAGCTCGGTTTCCCGGCGACCGACGTCGAGGCGCTGTCCCGGCTCCGGTTCACCGGCGACGTCCGCGCGGTCCCTGAAGGCCGGGCGGTCTTCGCTGGGGAGCCGCTGCTGGAGGTCACCGCACCGCTGCCGGAGGCGCAGCTGGTGGAGACGATGCTGCTGAACTCCGTGACGTTCGCGACTGCCGTGGCTACGAAGGCCGCCCGGTGCCGTCTCGCAGCTCCGCGCGCCGAACTGGTCGACTTCTCGGCGCGGCGCGCGCACGGGGGTGACGCGGCGCTGGCCGCGGCCCGGCTGACGGCGCTGGCCGGGTTCAGCCGCACCAGCAACGTCGAAGGGGCCGCTCGCTACGGCCTGCGCGCCGCCGGGACCGTTGCACACTCGTACATCCAGGCGTTCCGGTCCGAACCCGACGCTTTTCGCGCCTTCGTCGAAGACTTTCCGGCCGCACCGGTGCTCCTCGTCGACACCTATGACCCGGTCACGGGGATCGCCCGTGCAATCGAGGTGTTCCGCGAGTTCGGAGTTCAGCCCGCGGCCGCGGGAGTGCGGCTCGATTCCGGCGACCTCCTCGCGCTGTCGGAGATCGCACGCAAGATGCTGGATGAGGCCGGGTTCCGCGCGGCCCGCATCATGGCGAGTGGCGGGCTGGACGAGTACGAGCTCGAACGGCTCACCAGTGCGGAGGCTCCGATTGACGTCTACGGGCTGGGCACAGCGGTGGGCGTCTCGGCGGACGCGCCGACGCTGGACACCGCGTACAAGCTCGTCGGCTACGACGGCAGGCCGGTGGTGAAGCTGTCGACCGGGAAGCGGACGCTCCCCGGCGCCAAGCAGGTCTACCGGGGTGCCGCGGGAGAACCGGACGTGCTCGCGACGACGGGCGAGCCGCCGTGCTCCGGCCGCGACGTGTTGCTGCTTCCGGTGATGCTGGGCGGCCGCAGCCTCGGACAGCCCAGCGTTTCCGGCTCGCGCCGCCGGTGCGAGCACGACCTCGCCTGGCTTCCGCCGCCGGCGCGGCGGCTGCGTCGCCCCGAGCCGGTCGGCGTGGTGCACTCGACCGCGCTGGCGAGCCTTGCCGCCGACGTGGCCGGACGCGTGGGCGAAGACCACGAGCACGCAGCCCCGGTGGCTCGATAG
- a CDS encoding dsRBD fold-containing protein gives MPPTWPDAWAKTTSTQPRWLDSADRDRDVPEIGDELAAARALSELAQRLLEVAAGDIEGVTHEPVRLER, from the coding sequence TTGCCGCCGACGTGGCCGGACGCGTGGGCGAAGACCACGAGCACGCAGCCCCGGTGGCTCGATAGTGCCGATCGGGATCGCGATGTGCCTGAGATCGGCGACGAACTCGCGGCAGCGCGAGCCTTGAGCGAGCTGGCACAGCGGCTGTTGGAGGTGGCCGCCGGAGACATCGAGGGCGTGACCCACGAGCCGGTGCGGCTCGAGCGCTGA
- a CDS encoding HPP family protein, with product MTEHGFTTLPVVDQAAKLVGLVSEVDLVQAGFPSDSTATGDPDTGAMLGRHRTVATVMRSPGLAVPGGLDPTELAHRMTEAGVRALPLVDNGILVGMVTFRDVLRAVPATGNS from the coding sequence ATGACCGAACACGGCTTCACCACGCTCCCGGTCGTCGACCAGGCCGCCAAACTGGTCGGGCTCGTCAGCGAGGTCGATCTCGTGCAGGCCGGCTTTCCCAGCGACTCCACGGCCACCGGTGATCCCGACACGGGCGCGATGCTGGGCCGCCACCGCACGGTCGCGACCGTCATGCGCTCCCCCGGCTTGGCTGTGCCAGGAGGTCTCGATCCGACCGAACTCGCCCATCGCATGACCGAGGCGGGCGTGCGCGCATTACCCTTGGTGGACAACGGAATCCTGGTCGGCATGGTGACGTTCCGAGACGTGCTCCGTGCCGTGCCCGCCACCGGAAACTCCTGA
- a CDS encoding zinc-binding alcohol dehydrogenase family protein, with product MTEKAWSWRVRSPGSVATGPLSWELGAVPEPAPGELLVRMRVCGVCRTDLHVAEGDLPVHRAKVTSGHEVVGEVVALGAGETGGFGPGDRVGIAWLRSTCGRCRFCLAGRENLCPESAYTGWDADGGYAQYALVPAAFAHHLPAGYPDAELAPLLCAGVIGSRALRRAEVPTGGRLGLYGFGGSAHLAAQVALARGATVHVLTRSAGARRLALELGASSAGGPTDRPPEPLDSAILSAPAGELVPVALEALDRGGTLAVAGIHLSDIPRLNYHCHLFQERQVRTVTANTRAAAREFLRFACEHTLHARTVSYALADAPQALADLAADRVTGAAVLYAD from the coding sequence ATGACCGAAAAAGCGTGGTCATGGCGAGTCCGTTCGCCGGGGTCTGTGGCGACCGGTCCCCTGAGCTGGGAACTCGGCGCTGTACCGGAACCCGCTCCGGGCGAACTGCTGGTGCGGATGCGCGTGTGCGGGGTGTGCCGGACGGACCTGCACGTGGCCGAGGGAGACTTGCCGGTGCATCGGGCCAAGGTGACCTCGGGCCACGAAGTCGTCGGCGAAGTCGTGGCGCTGGGAGCCGGCGAAACGGGCGGGTTCGGGCCCGGTGATCGCGTCGGGATCGCCTGGCTGCGATCCACATGCGGCCGCTGCCGGTTCTGTCTCGCGGGCCGGGAGAACCTGTGTCCCGAATCGGCTTACACCGGCTGGGACGCAGACGGCGGGTATGCGCAGTACGCGCTGGTGCCGGCCGCCTTCGCGCACCACCTGCCCGCCGGGTACCCCGACGCGGAACTGGCGCCGCTACTGTGCGCCGGCGTGATCGGGTCCCGCGCCCTTCGGAGGGCGGAGGTTCCGACCGGTGGGCGGCTGGGTCTCTACGGGTTCGGCGGCAGCGCGCACCTTGCCGCGCAGGTCGCGCTGGCCCGTGGCGCGACAGTCCATGTGCTGACGCGAAGCGCAGGCGCCCGGCGGCTGGCGCTCGAGCTCGGCGCGTCGTCGGCCGGGGGACCCACCGACCGCCCTCCGGAGCCACTGGACTCGGCGATCCTGTCCGCCCCCGCGGGCGAGCTCGTCCCTGTTGCGCTGGAGGCGCTCGACCGCGGCGGCACGCTCGCGGTCGCCGGGATCCACCTGTCGGACATCCCCAGGCTGAACTACCATTGCCACCTGTTCCAGGAACGCCAGGTCCGCACCGTTACGGCCAACACCAGGGCTGCCGCGCGCGAGTTCCTCCGCTTCGCCTGCGAGCACACCCTCCATGCCCGCACGGTGTCCTACGCGCTGGCTGACGCACCGCAGGCCCTGGCGGACCTGGCCGCGGACCGGGTCACCGGTGCCGCGGTGCTGTACGCGGACTGA